One Oryza brachyantha chromosome 3, ObraRS2, whole genome shotgun sequence DNA segment encodes these proteins:
- the LOC102713173 gene encoding serine/threonine-protein kinase STY13-like, translating into MASSTSGIPEGKEKLKKSGSMGSSDAYVRADKIDLTSLDIQLEKQLAKTWGKANPKAQGPKEDWEIDPAKLEIRYFITQGTYGTVYRGTYDGQDVAVKLLDWGEDGFATEAETAALRTSFKQEVAVWHKLSHPNVTKFVGASMGTTDLKIPTNNSNAGTRTNLPARACCVVVEYLAGGSLKQYLIKNSRRKLAYKVVVQLALDLARGLSYLHSRKIVHRDVKTENMLLDTQRNLKIADFGVARVEAQNPKDMTGATGTLGYMAPEVLDGKPYNRKCDVYSFGICLWEIYCCDMPYPDLSFADVSSAVVHQNLRPDVPRCCPSAFANIMRKCWDANPDKRPDMDEVVQLLEALDTSKGGGMIPDGQSSGCLCFTKARGP; encoded by the exons ATGGCGTCGAGCACCAGCGGCATCCCCGAGGGGAAGGAGAAGCTGAAGAAGTCCGGGAGCATGGGGAGCAGCGACGCCTACGTGCGCGCCGACAAGATCGATCTCACCAGCCTAGATATCCAGCTCGAGAAGCAGCTCGCCAAGACGTGGGGCAAGGCCAATCCCAAGGCGCAGGGGCCCAAGGAGGACTGGGAGATTGACCCTGCTAAGCTGGAGATCCGGTACTTCATTACTCAGGGGACCTACGGCACGGTGTATCGTGGCACGTACGATGGCCAGGATGTTGCAG TGAAACTGTTGGATTGGGGAGAAGATGGTTTTGCCACAGAAGCtgaaactgctgctttacGGACATCATTTAAGCAGGAGGTTGCAGTTTGGCATAAGCTCAGCCATCCTAATGTTACAAAG TTTGTTGGAGCATCAATGGGGACTACCGATCTTAAGATTCCGACCAACAATTCCAACGCTGGTACGCGTACCAACTTGCCTGCAAGAGCATGTTGTGTTGTGGTTGAATATCTCGCTGGGGGATCTTTGAAGCAGTATCTGATAAAGAACAGTCGACGGAAGCTTGCATACAAAGTTGTAGTTCAGCTTGCATTGGATTTGGCCAGAGG ATTGAGCTATCTCCACTCCAGAAAGATTGTACATCGCGATGTCAAAACTGAAAACATGCTCCTTGATACACAGAGAAACCTTAAAATTGCTGATTTTGGTGTTGCTCGGGTCGAGGCTCAAAATCCAAAGGATATGACTGGTGCGACAGGTACTCTTGGTTATATGGCCCCAGAG GTTCTTGATGGTAAACCATACAATAGGAAATGTGATGTTTACAGTTTTGGAATTTGCTTGTGGGAAATCTATTGTTGTGACATGCCATACCCAGACCTTAGTTTTGCTGACGTCTCATCTGCTGTTGTTCATCAG AATTTGCGCCCAGACGTCCCTCGGTGCTGTCCAAGTGCATTTGCAAATATCATGCGCAAATGCTGGGATGCAAATCCGGATAAGCGTCCTGATATGGACGAGGTGGTACAGCTTCTAGAGGCTCTTGACACAAGCAAAGGTGGTGGCATGATACCAGATGGTCAGTCATCTGGATGCTTGTGCTTCACCAAAGCTCGTGGTCCATAG